The following are from one region of the Verrucomicrobiaceae bacterium genome:
- the rplC gene encoding 50S ribosomal protein L3: protein MSLGLIGKKLGMTKIYTEKGEAIAVTVVDVSGNQIIQVKRSDGKDGYTAVQVGYGEQKEFRITKPLMGHFKKHGSAAKKIVKEFRLKNDEALPAADAKYDASIFAAGQIVDVIGTTKGKGFQGVVKRYNFAGQPQSHGSMMHRRPGSIGCRLTPGLVWRNQKMPGHDGVDRRTTQNLVVVQSRPEEGLLLIKGSIPGNKGSIVVVRPGKKAVAK, encoded by the coding sequence ATGAGTCTCGGACTAATCGGCAAAAAACTCGGCATGACGAAAATCTACACGGAAAAAGGCGAAGCTATCGCTGTGACCGTAGTGGACGTCAGCGGCAACCAAATCATCCAAGTCAAGCGCAGCGACGGCAAGGACGGCTACACCGCCGTGCAGGTCGGCTACGGTGAGCAAAAAGAATTCCGCATCACGAAGCCCCTCATGGGCCACTTCAAGAAGCATGGCAGCGCTGCCAAGAAGATCGTGAAAGAATTCCGCCTCAAGAACGACGAAGCGCTCCCCGCCGCTGATGCGAAGTATGACGCAAGCATCTTCGCCGCTGGCCAGATCGTCGATGTCATCGGCACCACCAAAGGTAAAGGATTCCAAGGCGTCGTGAAACGCTACAACTTCGCTGGTCAGCCCCAGTCGCACGGTTCCATGATGCATCGCCGCCCTGGTTCCATCGGTTGCCGTCTCACACCCGGTCTCGTCTGGAGAAACCAAAAGATGCCTGGTCATGACGGTGTGGACCGCCGCACCACCCAGAATCTCGTCGTCGTGCAGAGCCGCCCTGAAGAAGGCCTCTTGCTCATCAAAGGCTCCATCCCCGGCAACAAAGGCAGCATCGTCGTCGTGCGCCCCGGTAAGAAAGCCGTCGCTAAATAA
- the rpsG gene encoding 30S ribosomal protein S7 gives MARRKRVYNKEVHKDSRYDSELVSALIARVMQSGKKALAERTVYRAIDIINEKSDSVHPLELFNRAIENAKPRVEVKARRVGGATYQVPLEVSPDRQVALAMRWIIGYARGRKGQPMFNALANELRDAAQGQGNAVRKRDDVHKQAQANRAFAHFRF, from the coding sequence ATGGCCCGCAGAAAGCGCGTTTATAACAAGGAAGTCCACAAAGACAGTCGCTACGACAGTGAGCTCGTCTCCGCCCTCATCGCTCGCGTCATGCAGAGCGGTAAAAAGGCTCTGGCAGAACGTACCGTCTATCGTGCGATCGACATCATCAACGAAAAGAGTGACAGCGTTCATCCGCTTGAGCTTTTCAATCGTGCGATCGAAAACGCCAAGCCTCGCGTGGAAGTGAAAGCTCGCCGCGTCGGTGGTGCTACTTATCAGGTGCCGCTTGAGGTTTCCCCTGATCGTCAGGTCGCTCTCGCGATGCGCTGGATCATCGGTTATGCCCGTGGTCGCAAAGGTCAGCCTATGTTCAATGCACTGGCCAATGAGCTGCGTGACGCCGCTCAAGGTCAAGGCAACGCCGTCCGCAAGCGTGATGATGTGCATAAGCAAGCGCAAGCGAACCGCGCCTTTGCCCACTTCCGCTTCTAA
- the rpsJ gene encoding 30S ribosomal protein S10, protein MTNQQRIRIRLRAYDYRTLDKSTADIVETAKRTGARVAGPIPLPTRIEKYSVNRSPHVDKKSMDQFELRTHKRLLDIVDPTSRTVDELKKLNLPSGVDITIRI, encoded by the coding sequence ATGACTAACCAGCAGCGCATCCGCATCCGTCTCCGCGCGTATGACTACCGCACGCTCGATAAGAGCACAGCGGACATCGTCGAAACCGCTAAGCGCACCGGCGCCCGCGTCGCAGGCCCTATCCCGCTTCCAACCCGCATCGAGAAATACAGCGTCAACCGCTCTCCGCATGTCGATAAGAAGTCCATGGACCAGTTCGAGCTGCGCACGCACAAGCGCCTCCTCGACATCGTCGATCCCACCTCCCGCACCGTGGATGAGCTCAAGAAGCTCAACCTCCCTTCCGGCGTGGACATCACCATCCGCATCTAA
- the leuC gene encoding 3-isopropylmalate dehydratase large subunit — MGKTLFAKVWESHSVGTLSNGQTQLLIDTHLVHEVTSPQAFGMLRDLGLKVAYPQRTFATVDHIVPTDSQVAPFADPLAEAMIQELNKNARETGITYFNLASGKQGIVHVVGPEQGITQPGTTIACGDSHTATHGAFGAIAFGIGTTQVRDVLATQTMALSAMKVRRINVDGQLKPGVYAKDVALHIIRLLGAGGGKGYAYEYGGSLFDSFSMEERMTVCNMAIEGGARCGYVNPDEKTFEYLKGRPYSPKGAEWDKAVEQWKAVATDSDAVFDDVVNIKAEDIPPTVTWGVSPDQAIAVTENVPSVADAKSATQRESTEEALAYMKLQGGAPIKGTKIDVAFIGSCTNGRLSDFREVAKFIQGRKVAAGVKAIAVPGSQIVDVLARQEGLDKVFSEAGFEWRAAGCSMCLAMNPDKLIGDQLCASSSNRNFKGRQGSPTGRTVLMSPVMVAAAALTGSIADAREVFSI, encoded by the coding sequence ATGGGCAAAACTCTCTTCGCCAAAGTCTGGGAATCTCACTCGGTCGGAACACTCTCCAATGGCCAAACCCAGCTCCTCATCGACACGCACCTGGTGCATGAAGTGACCAGCCCGCAGGCCTTTGGCATGCTGCGTGATTTGGGGCTGAAGGTCGCCTACCCGCAGCGCACCTTCGCGACCGTGGATCATATCGTGCCCACGGACAGCCAGGTGGCCCCCTTTGCCGATCCGCTGGCTGAAGCGATGATCCAGGAGCTCAATAAGAACGCCCGCGAAACAGGCATCACCTACTTTAACCTCGCCAGCGGCAAGCAGGGCATCGTCCACGTCGTCGGGCCAGAGCAGGGCATCACGCAGCCCGGCACCACCATTGCCTGCGGCGATAGCCACACCGCCACGCATGGAGCCTTTGGCGCGATCGCGTTCGGTATCGGCACCACGCAGGTGCGCGACGTGCTGGCCACGCAGACCATGGCCCTCAGTGCCATGAAAGTCCGCCGCATCAATGTGGATGGGCAGCTCAAGCCCGGCGTGTATGCCAAGGACGTGGCGCTGCACATCATCCGCCTGCTCGGTGCTGGTGGTGGCAAAGGCTACGCCTATGAATACGGCGGCAGTTTGTTCGATAGCTTCTCGATGGAGGAGCGCATGACCGTGTGCAACATGGCCATCGAAGGCGGTGCACGCTGCGGCTATGTGAATCCCGATGAAAAGACCTTCGAATATCTCAAAGGCCGTCCTTACTCGCCAAAAGGCGCGGAGTGGGACAAAGCCGTCGAGCAATGGAAAGCCGTCGCGACCGATTCCGACGCCGTTTTTGACGACGTGGTCAACATCAAGGCCGAGGACATCCCGCCGACCGTCACCTGGGGCGTCAGCCCGGACCAAGCCATCGCCGTGACCGAAAACGTCCCCTCCGTGGCCGATGCGAAATCCGCCACGCAGCGTGAATCGACCGAAGAGGCGCTCGCCTACATGAAGCTCCAGGGCGGTGCCCCGATCAAAGGCACCAAGATCGACGTGGCCTTCATCGGAAGCTGCACGAACGGACGCCTCAGCGACTTCCGCGAAGTGGCGAAATTCATCCAAGGTCGCAAAGTCGCCGCTGGTGTGAAGGCCATCGCTGTCCCAGGCTCTCAGATCGTGGACGTGCTGGCCCGTCAGGAAGGCCTGGATAAGGTATTCAGCGAAGCAGGCTTCGAATGGCGTGCTGCAGGCTGCTCCATGTGCCTCGCAATGAATCCCGATAAGCTCATCGGCGATCAACTCTGCGCCTCCTCCTCCAATCGCAACTTCAAAGGCCGCCAAGGCAGCCCCACGGGCCGTACCGTGCTCATGAGCCCCGTCATGGTCGCCGCCGCCGCCCTCACCGGCAGCATTGCAGATGCCCGCGAGGTGTTTTCCATCTGA
- the fusA gene encoding elongation factor G, translating to MSNPNSPNREFPLERTRNIGICAHIDAGKTTLTERILFYTGMIHKIGEVHDGAATTDWMEQEKERGITITSAAVTAKWKQLKEAGIYKSRELEDIRVNIIDTPGHVDFTAEVERSLRVLDGAIFVLCGVAGVQPQSETVYRQAEKYRVPRIAFVNKMDRTGANFDNVVEDVRKKLGAPAFPILIPIGAEDNLIGQIDVVNQKAIIYSDDEKFGSKYNVRELEGAEIEKGKAAYTELLDAVCSADDELGMMFLEEQPIGPVELKAGLRRAVIANKIIPMAGGSAFKNKGVQYLIDAVIDYLPGPLDIEAQKGTVVDEPENIIEAKPDDNGKFIALGFKLWSDKFGRLVFFRVYSGCVKKGDTIYNPRTRKSERVGRLIQIQAAVHKDIDCCYSGDIAALVGVKDVRTGDTFCSEDLDVQLEPPTFPEPVISMAVEPKTKADQEKMGNALQRLSEEDPTFFVKTDEETGQTIIAGMGELHLEIPCDRLKREHKVETNTGKPQIAYRETLTQAAGGEGKLVKQSGGRGQYGHVVITVRPGEKGSGIVVENKVVGGTIPKEFINPAKAGCIEAALNGIIAGYPVIDMHIELIDGSSHDVDSNENAFKMAGIFAVKDALKKAKCILLEPIMAVEASTPEDYQGDILGDLNRRRGKIQGMDMRGATAVLRAEVPLAEMFGYSTAIRTLSSGRASYSMQPSHFEQVPQQIVDQIVEQRGGGKS from the coding sequence ATGTCGAACCCTAACTCCCCCAACCGCGAATTCCCACTTGAGCGCACCCGGAACATCGGGATCTGCGCCCATATCGACGCGGGTAAGACCACCCTGACTGAGCGTATTCTGTTCTACACCGGCATGATCCACAAGATCGGCGAGGTGCATGACGGTGCTGCTACCACAGACTGGATGGAGCAGGAAAAGGAGCGCGGCATCACCATCACGTCTGCTGCTGTGACCGCAAAGTGGAAGCAGCTCAAGGAAGCTGGCATCTACAAGTCCCGTGAGTTGGAAGACATTCGCGTCAATATCATCGACACTCCTGGACACGTGGACTTCACCGCTGAAGTGGAGCGTTCCCTTCGCGTGCTCGACGGCGCGATCTTCGTGCTCTGCGGTGTGGCAGGTGTGCAGCCGCAGTCTGAGACGGTTTATCGTCAGGCTGAGAAATACCGCGTTCCACGTATCGCCTTTGTTAATAAGATGGACCGCACGGGGGCCAATTTCGACAATGTGGTGGAAGACGTTCGCAAAAAGCTGGGTGCTCCAGCATTCCCCATCCTTATCCCAATCGGTGCTGAAGACAATTTGATCGGCCAGATCGACGTGGTGAACCAAAAAGCCATTATTTACTCGGATGACGAAAAGTTCGGCTCCAAGTACAACGTGCGTGAACTCGAAGGCGCTGAAATCGAAAAAGGCAAGGCGGCATACACCGAGCTTCTCGATGCTGTTTGCAGTGCGGATGATGAACTGGGCATGATGTTCCTCGAAGAGCAGCCCATAGGCCCTGTAGAGCTCAAAGCAGGTCTCCGCCGCGCTGTGATCGCCAACAAAATCATCCCGATGGCTGGTGGTTCCGCCTTCAAGAACAAGGGCGTTCAGTATCTTATCGACGCCGTCATCGACTACCTTCCTGGTCCTCTCGACATCGAAGCGCAAAAGGGCACCGTGGTGGACGAGCCAGAAAACATCATCGAAGCGAAGCCGGATGATAACGGCAAATTCATCGCTCTTGGCTTCAAGCTCTGGTCCGACAAATTTGGCCGCCTCGTGTTCTTCCGCGTCTATTCCGGCTGTGTGAAGAAGGGTGACACCATCTACAATCCGCGCACACGTAAATCTGAGCGTGTCGGCCGCCTCATTCAGATCCAGGCTGCTGTCCATAAGGACATCGACTGCTGTTACTCGGGTGATATCGCCGCTCTCGTCGGTGTGAAAGACGTCCGCACGGGTGATACTTTCTGCTCCGAAGATCTCGACGTTCAGCTTGAGCCGCCAACTTTCCCTGAACCCGTTATCTCCATGGCTGTCGAGCCAAAGACCAAGGCAGACCAGGAAAAAATGGGCAACGCTCTCCAGCGCCTGTCCGAAGAAGATCCAACCTTCTTCGTCAAGACCGACGAAGAAACCGGCCAGACTATCATCGCTGGCATGGGTGAACTTCACCTCGAAATTCCCTGCGACCGCCTCAAGCGCGAGCACAAAGTGGAAACCAACACTGGCAAACCCCAGATCGCTTACCGTGAAACCCTCACGCAGGCTGCTGGTGGTGAAGGCAAGCTCGTCAAGCAGTCCGGTGGTCGTGGTCAGTATGGCCACGTTGTCATCACGGTTCGCCCTGGTGAGAAAGGCTCCGGCATCGTCGTCGAAAACAAAGTTGTCGGCGGCACCATTCCGAAGGAGTTCATCAATCCTGCCAAAGCGGGTTGTATCGAAGCTGCCCTCAATGGCATCATCGCTGGCTACCCGGTTATCGACATGCACATTGAATTGATCGACGGTTCCAGCCACGACGTCGATTCCAACGAAAACGCTTTCAAAATGGCCGGCATCTTCGCCGTCAAAGACGCACTGAAGAAAGCCAAGTGCATCCTTCTTGAGCCGATCATGGCCGTGGAAGCCTCCACACCGGAAGATTATCAAGGAGACATCCTCGGTGACCTTAATCGCCGCCGTGGCAAGATTCAAGGCATGGACATGCGTGGTGCAACCGCCGTGCTCCGCGCTGAAGTGCCGCTCGCTGAAATGTTTGGTTACTCCACCGCCATCCGCACCCTCTCCTCTGGCCGCGCTAGCTACAGCATGCAGCCTTCACACTTCGAGCAGGTGCCGCAGCAGATCGTCGATCAAATCGTCGAGCAGCGCGGCGGTGGCAAATCCTGA
- a CDS encoding phosphodiester glycosidase family protein yields MDLFAQPLNLGHGAQFVPRRVNGVMLRLVFFDETKCQLRVLSNPDRNSEKQLDDWGREQKALAVCNGGYFEVGKRLPSGLEVAGGVRSGAFLNRGEFGGSLVVKDGKAALVWDTEFQDDPKITEMVQCSPWLVSDGKPWTPLPLDKPEPKNARTFILTDGAGKWAIGTAQNVGLVELARLLTTPGAIPELQVKRALNLDGGPSTGLWFKTEDGREDYGKPAWVVRNGIAVVPR; encoded by the coding sequence ATGGATCTGTTCGCACAGCCCCTGAATCTCGGCCATGGGGCGCAGTTTGTGCCACGGCGGGTGAATGGCGTCATGCTGCGGCTGGTGTTCTTTGATGAAACGAAGTGCCAACTGCGGGTGCTGAGTAATCCGGACCGTAATTCGGAAAAGCAGCTCGATGACTGGGGGCGTGAGCAGAAGGCGCTGGCCGTGTGCAATGGCGGTTACTTTGAAGTGGGCAAGCGGCTGCCCTCGGGCTTGGAAGTCGCTGGTGGAGTGCGCAGCGGTGCGTTTTTGAATCGCGGTGAATTCGGCGGCAGTTTGGTGGTGAAGGATGGGAAAGCGGCGCTGGTTTGGGACACCGAGTTTCAGGATGACCCGAAGATCACGGAGATGGTGCAGTGCAGCCCTTGGCTGGTGAGTGATGGCAAGCCATGGACGCCGCTGCCTTTAGACAAACCCGAGCCGAAAAACGCACGCACCTTTATCCTCACCGATGGCGCAGGTAAATGGGCTATCGGAACCGCGCAAAATGTCGGTTTGGTGGAGTTGGCACGGCTTTTAACGACGCCTGGAGCCATTCCGGAGTTGCAGGTCAAACGGGCGCTGAATTTGGATGGTGGGCCCTCGACGGGCCTGTGGTTCAAAACCGAAGATGGCCGTGAAGACTACGGAAAACCTGCCTGGGTCGTGCGGAATGGCATCGCGGTCGTACCACGCTGA
- the rplD gene encoding 50S ribosomal protein L4 — MSQVLTADAAKAAQINLTEGHQGSQALHETVVAYRANRRQGTACTKNRSEVSGSGKKLWNQKGTGNARMGSKRSPIWSGGGVVFGPRPRDYSKKITKNAKKLAFRAALTARINDGAVITTGDFAVADGKTKSFVSAVSKLSIAKNVLLIGNKFDEVTFRAARNVQNVQLMAATDVNAENLLRYQAIVVAGDALQTLAQRTA; from the coding sequence ATGTCCCAAGTTCTAACAGCAGACGCCGCCAAAGCGGCCCAAATCAACCTCACTGAGGGCCATCAAGGCTCACAGGCACTCCATGAGACCGTCGTCGCCTACCGCGCGAACCGTCGTCAAGGCACTGCCTGCACGAAAAACCGCTCAGAAGTCTCTGGCTCCGGCAAAAAGCTCTGGAACCAAAAAGGCACCGGTAATGCTCGTATGGGCTCCAAGCGCTCCCCAATCTGGAGTGGTGGTGGTGTCGTCTTCGGCCCTCGTCCTCGTGATTACTCCAAGAAAATCACCAAAAACGCCAAGAAGCTCGCTTTCCGTGCTGCCTTGACCGCTCGCATCAATGACGGTGCTGTCATCACTACTGGCGATTTCGCCGTAGCAGATGGCAAAACCAAGTCGTTCGTCTCCGCTGTGAGCAAACTCAGCATCGCTAAAAACGTGCTGCTCATCGGCAACAAATTCGACGAAGTCACCTTCCGCGCAGCACGCAACGTCCAAAACGTCCAACTCATGGCCGCAACCGACGTGAACGCTGAGAACCTCCTCCGCTACCAGGCCATCGTCGTGGCCGGTGACGCCCTTCAAACCCTTGCCCAGAGGACCGCCTGA
- a CDS encoding 30S ribosomal protein S12: MPTINQLVRHGRKDKAVKSKSPALAKCPQRRGVCLQVMTRTPKKPNSALRKVAKVRLTNGFEVIAYIGGEGHNLQEHSIVLVRGGRVKDLPGVRYHIVRGTLDCLGVDARRRGRSKYGAKRPKAGAAAAAAKKK, translated from the coding sequence ATGCCCACCATCAATCAACTCGTCAGACACGGCCGCAAAGACAAAGCGGTGAAGTCCAAGTCGCCCGCGCTCGCGAAGTGCCCGCAGCGTCGCGGTGTGTGCCTCCAGGTGATGACTCGCACGCCTAAGAAGCCGAACTCCGCGCTTCGTAAAGTGGCCAAGGTGCGTCTGACCAATGGATTCGAAGTCATCGCCTACATCGGTGGTGAAGGTCATAACCTCCAAGAGCACTCCATCGTCCTCGTGCGTGGTGGTCGTGTGAAAGACTTGCCTGGTGTGCGCTATCACATCGTCCGCGGTACTCTTGACTGCCTTGGTGTGGATGCTCGCCGTCGTGGCCGCTCCAAATACGGTGCAAAACGCCCGAAGGCCGGTGCTGCCGCTGCCGCCGCCAAGAAGAAATAA